A region of Streptomyces sp. NBC_01267 DNA encodes the following proteins:
- the mqnP gene encoding menaquinone biosynthesis prenyltransferase MqnP, whose product MSADSATRDLFGPEPAPPGRVKAFLRLVMIEHSVFALPFAYIAALTAMFQLDRSIHWGRLVLVTVAMVGLRTFAMACNRIIDREIDARNPRTATRELVTGAVSVKSAWTGALAAVVVFLGAAAALNPLCLALAPLAVVPMVVYPYGKRFTNFPHAILGLAQAIGPVGAWLAITGEWSWDAVILGLAVGVWIGGFDLIFGCQDVQADRAHGVKSVPARFGIPAALYGARGCHVVTTGLLVWFAVATHAGAFFWIGLAIVAVAFVYEHTVVKPHDLSRLNRAFFSVNGFIGIALFVCALLDLLVRGLTV is encoded by the coding sequence GTGAGCGCCGATTCAGCAACCCGGGACCTCTTCGGGCCCGAGCCCGCGCCGCCGGGCCGGGTGAAAGCTTTCCTCAGGCTGGTGATGATCGAGCACTCGGTCTTCGCGCTGCCCTTCGCGTACATCGCCGCGCTGACCGCGATGTTCCAGCTCGACCGCAGCATCCACTGGGGACGGCTGGTCCTGGTCACGGTCGCGATGGTCGGGCTGCGGACGTTCGCGATGGCCTGCAACCGCATCATCGACCGCGAGATCGACGCCCGGAACCCGCGCACCGCCACCCGTGAACTGGTCACCGGCGCGGTCTCGGTGAAGTCGGCCTGGACCGGGGCGCTCGCCGCGGTCGTCGTCTTCCTCGGCGCGGCGGCGGCGCTGAACCCGCTCTGTCTGGCGCTGGCGCCGCTCGCGGTCGTGCCGATGGTGGTCTATCCGTACGGCAAGCGGTTCACCAACTTCCCGCACGCCATCCTCGGCCTCGCCCAGGCGATCGGCCCGGTCGGGGCCTGGCTGGCGATCACCGGGGAGTGGTCCTGGGACGCGGTGATCCTCGGTCTCGCGGTCGGCGTGTGGATCGGCGGCTTCGACCTGATCTTCGGCTGCCAGGACGTGCAGGCGGACCGGGCGCACGGCGTGAAGTCGGTGCCGGCCCGCTTCGGTATCCCGGCCGCGCTGTACGGCGCGCGCGGCTGCCACGTCGTGACGACGGGCCTGCTGGTCTGGTTCGCGGTGGCGACGCACGCCGGGGCGTTCTTCTGGATCGGGCTGGCGATCGTCGCGGTGGCGTTCGTCTACGAGCACACGGTGGTCAAGCCGCACGACCTGTCCCGGCTGAACCGGGCGTTCTTCAGCGTCAACGGATTCATCGGCATCGCACTGTTCGTGTGCGCGCTGCTGGACCTGCTGGTGCGCGGCCTGACCGTCTGA
- the mqnE gene encoding aminofutalosine synthase MqnE produces MTASITDVGLKRELEAKVRAGERLTREDGIALYETDDLAWLGGLAHEVRTRKNGDVVHFNVNRHLNMTNVCTASCAYCSFQRKPGEKDAYTMRIEEAVRLAKAMEGDNLTELHIVNGLHPTLPWRYYPRSLSALKEALPQVALKAFTATEIHHFETISGMSASDILDELIEAGLESLTGGGAEIFDWEVRQHIVDHATHWEDWSRIHRLAHSKGLKTPCTMLYGHIEEPRHRVDHVLRLRELQDETGGFQVFIPLRYQHDFEDMKDGKIRNRLQARTTMASGVDALKTFAVSRLLFDNVPHVKVFWPMHGVQTSQLALQHGADDMDGSVVEYKITHDADNYGTPNKLSREDLLELIRDAGFRPVERNTHYEIVREFDGPDADRRESPQTMRF; encoded by the coding sequence ATGACTGCATCGATCACCGATGTCGGCCTCAAGCGCGAGCTGGAGGCGAAGGTCCGGGCCGGTGAGCGGCTGACCCGCGAGGACGGGATCGCGCTCTACGAGACGGACGACCTGGCCTGGCTCGGTGGCCTCGCCCACGAGGTGCGTACGCGCAAGAACGGCGACGTCGTCCACTTCAACGTGAACCGTCACCTCAACATGACGAACGTGTGCACCGCCTCGTGCGCCTACTGCTCGTTCCAGCGCAAGCCGGGCGAGAAGGACGCGTACACGATGCGCATCGAGGAGGCCGTCCGCCTCGCCAAGGCGATGGAGGGCGACAACCTCACCGAGCTGCACATCGTCAACGGCCTGCACCCGACGCTGCCGTGGCGCTACTACCCCCGCTCGCTCAGCGCGCTGAAGGAAGCCCTTCCGCAGGTCGCGCTCAAGGCGTTCACCGCCACCGAGATCCACCACTTCGAGACGATCTCCGGGATGTCGGCCTCCGACATCCTCGACGAGCTGATCGAGGCCGGTCTGGAGTCGCTGACCGGCGGCGGCGCCGAGATCTTCGACTGGGAGGTCCGGCAGCACATCGTCGACCACGCCACCCACTGGGAGGACTGGTCGCGCATCCACCGCCTCGCGCACTCGAAGGGTCTGAAGACCCCGTGCACGATGCTGTACGGGCACATCGAGGAGCCGCGCCACCGCGTGGACCACGTGCTGCGGCTGCGTGAACTCCAGGACGAGACCGGCGGGTTCCAGGTCTTCATCCCGCTGCGCTACCAGCACGACTTCGAGGACATGAAGGACGGCAAGATCCGTAACCGCCTTCAGGCCCGTACGACGATGGCGAGCGGCGTCGACGCGCTGAAGACCTTCGCGGTCTCGCGTCTCCTCTTCGACAACGTCCCGCACGTCAAGGTCTTCTGGCCGATGCACGGCGTGCAGACCTCGCAACTCGCGCTCCAGCACGGCGCCGACGACATGGACGGCTCGGTCGTCGAGTACAAGATCACGCACGACGCGGACAACTACGGCACGCCCAACAAGCTCAGCCGTGAGGACCTGCTCGAACTGATCCGTGACGCGGGCTTCCGCCCGGTCGAGCGCAACACCCACTACGAGATCGTCCGCGAGTTCGACGGTCCCGACGCGGACCGCCGGGAGTCCCCGCAGACGATGCGTTTCTGA
- a CDS encoding Lrp/AsnC family transcriptional regulator, with protein MDAVDRQLIQALRENGRASYAELGRLVGLSGPSVTDRINRLEAAGVITGYRATVDAKSLGLGVTALIGISLSDAADHEDVAHRLKDLAEIEDAWFIAGDDSYMLKVRVDDVDGLERTIRRLSGTRGVSRTRTTIVLSTKWENRVGELPEQS; from the coding sequence ATGGACGCGGTGGACAGGCAGCTCATCCAGGCACTGCGGGAGAACGGCAGGGCCTCCTACGCCGAGCTCGGCCGGCTCGTCGGACTCTCCGGCCCCAGCGTCACCGACCGCATCAACCGTCTTGAGGCCGCCGGAGTCATCACCGGTTACCGCGCCACCGTCGACGCCAAGTCGCTCGGGCTCGGGGTGACCGCCCTGATCGGCATCTCGCTCTCGGACGCGGCCGACCACGAGGACGTCGCGCACCGCCTGAAGGACCTCGCCGAGATCGAGGACGCCTGGTTCATCGCCGGTGACGACTCGTACATGCTCAAGGTCCGGGTCGACGACGTGGACGGTCTGGAGCGGACCATCCGCAGGCTGAGCGGCACCCGGGGCGTCTCCAGGACGCGTACCACGATCGTGCTCTCCACCAAGTGGGAGAACCGGGTCGGCGAGCTCCCCGAGCAGAGCTGA
- a CDS encoding menaquinone biosynthesis decarboxylase, giving the protein MAYDDLRSLLRALERDGDLKRIKAEVDPYLEVGEIVDRVNKAGGPALLFENVKGASMPLAMNVFGTDRRLLKALGLKSYDEISGRIGGLLKPELPHGFVGVREAFGKLGSMVHVPPKKVKSEAAPVQEVVLTGDDVDLDQLPALFTWPEDGGSFFNLGLTHTKHPETGIRNLGLYRLQRHDKRTIGMHWQIHKDSRNHYAVAARKGERLPVAIAFGAPPAVTYASTAPLPEDIDEYLFAGFVQGKRIEMVDCKTVPLQVPAHAEVVIEGWLEPGEMLPEGPFGDHTGFYTPQEPFPALTIDCVTMRKRPLLQSIVVGRPPTEDGPLGRATERFFLPLLKIIIPDIVDYHLPESGGFHNCAIVSIDKKYPKHAQKVMHAVWGAHMMSLTKLIVVVDADCDVHDLHEVSWRALGNTDYARDLTVVEGPVDHLDHASYQQFWGGKAGIDATRKWPEEGYTRDGGWPEMVESDPQTAAKVDRRWKEYGLS; this is encoded by the coding sequence ATGGCTTATGACGATCTTCGCTCGCTGCTCAGGGCGCTGGAGCGCGATGGCGACCTCAAGCGCATCAAGGCCGAGGTCGACCCCTACCTGGAGGTCGGGGAGATCGTCGACCGCGTCAACAAGGCGGGCGGTCCCGCGCTGCTCTTCGAGAACGTCAAGGGCGCGTCCATGCCCCTGGCGATGAACGTCTTCGGTACCGACCGCCGCCTGCTCAAGGCGCTCGGCCTGAAGTCGTACGACGAGATCAGCGGCCGGATCGGCGGACTGCTCAAGCCCGAGCTGCCGCACGGTTTCGTCGGCGTACGGGAAGCCTTCGGCAAGCTCGGCTCGATGGTCCACGTACCGCCGAAGAAGGTGAAGTCCGAGGCCGCCCCCGTGCAGGAAGTGGTCCTGACCGGTGACGACGTGGACCTGGACCAGCTCCCCGCGCTCTTCACCTGGCCCGAGGACGGCGGCTCCTTCTTCAACCTGGGGCTGACCCACACCAAGCACCCCGAGACGGGCATCCGCAACCTCGGCCTCTACCGGCTCCAGCGCCACGACAAGCGCACCATCGGGATGCACTGGCAGATCCACAAGGACAGCCGCAACCACTACGCGGTGGCCGCCAGGAAGGGCGAGCGGCTGCCCGTCGCGATCGCCTTCGGTGCGCCGCCCGCGGTGACGTACGCCTCCACGGCCCCGCTGCCCGAGGACATCGACGAGTACCTCTTCGCCGGGTTCGTGCAGGGCAAGCGGATCGAGATGGTCGACTGCAAGACGGTCCCGCTCCAGGTCCCGGCGCACGCCGAGGTCGTCATCGAGGGGTGGCTGGAGCCCGGCGAGATGCTGCCCGAGGGTCCCTTCGGCGACCACACCGGCTTCTACACCCCGCAGGAACCGTTCCCCGCGCTGACCATCGACTGCGTCACGATGCGCAAGCGTCCGCTGCTGCAGTCGATCGTCGTCGGCCGCCCGCCGACCGAGGACGGGCCGCTGGGCCGCGCCACCGAGCGCTTCTTCCTGCCGCTGCTCAAGATCATCATTCCGGACATCGTGGACTACCACCTCCCCGAGTCGGGCGGCTTCCACAACTGCGCGATCGTCTCGATCGACAAGAAGTACCCGAAGCACGCGCAGAAGGTCATGCACGCGGTCTGGGGCGCCCACATGATGTCGCTGACCAAGCTGATCGTCGTGGTGGACGCCGACTGCGATGTGCACGATCTGCACGAGGTGTCCTGGCGGGCCCTCGGCAATACAGACTACGCACGCGACCTGACCGTCGTCGAAGGTCCGGTCGACCACCTCGACCACGCCTCCTACCAGCAGTTCTGGGGCGGCAAGGCGGGGATCGACGCAACCAGGAAGTGGCCCGAGGAGGGCTACACGCGGGACGGCGGCTGGCCCGAGATGGTCGAGTCGGACCCGCAGACGGCGGCGAAGGTCGACCGCCGTTGGAAGGAGTACGGGCTTTCGTGA
- a CDS encoding GNAT family N-acetyltransferase: protein MSLTFQLDPPIDTGLRDGVVALWADVSNAGGAVGFVPPVSPDDIRPELVKHLAAMAEGRTRLLVGREADGTVAATAFLAYNTHRLMRHWIWLYTVMVHPSHQGKGYGRDLMEAAAGAARTFDGVESIRLTCRGGTGVDRFYGSCGYKEVGRVPGAIRVAPGDDRDDITMYLPLL, encoded by the coding sequence ATGAGCCTCACGTTTCAGCTGGACCCGCCGATCGACACCGGGCTGCGGGACGGCGTCGTCGCGCTCTGGGCGGACGTGTCGAACGCCGGCGGCGCCGTCGGATTCGTCCCGCCGGTCAGCCCCGACGACATACGCCCCGAACTCGTCAAGCACCTGGCCGCGATGGCCGAGGGCCGCACCCGGCTGCTGGTCGGCAGGGAAGCCGACGGCACGGTCGCCGCCACCGCCTTCCTGGCGTACAACACCCACCGTCTGATGCGGCACTGGATCTGGCTGTACACGGTGATGGTCCACCCCTCCCACCAGGGGAAGGGATACGGGCGCGACCTGATGGAAGCGGCGGCCGGAGCCGCCCGTACCTTCGACGGCGTCGAGAGCATCCGGCTCACCTGCCGGGGCGGCACCGGCGTCGACCGCTTCTACGGATCCTGTGGTTACAAGGAGGTCGGCCGGGTGCCCGGCGCGATCCGCGTCGCCCCCGGGGACGACCGCGACGACATCACGATGTATCTGCCGCTGCTCTGA
- a CDS encoding PLD nuclease N-terminal domain-containing protein, which translates to MLRYLPFLLVLALWIYAFIDCLNTPEEEVRGLPKVIWVIIILLFGEVLVGPIAWIVAGKQRRGPGAGSTPAEWHRNQRTTWTAPDDNPEFLKSLTEENKKDESLLKDWEADLRRREDELRRRESGDEAS; encoded by the coding sequence ATGCTCAGGTATCTGCCGTTCCTGCTGGTCCTGGCGCTGTGGATCTACGCCTTCATCGACTGCCTGAACACGCCGGAGGAAGAGGTCCGCGGCCTGCCGAAGGTCATCTGGGTCATCATCATCCTGCTCTTCGGTGAAGTGCTCGTCGGCCCGATCGCCTGGATCGTCGCGGGCAAGCAGCGGCGTGGCCCCGGCGCGGGTTCGACCCCCGCCGAGTGGCACCGCAACCAGCGGACGACGTGGACGGCCCCCGACGACAATCCCGAGTTCCTGAAGTCCTTGACGGAAGAGAACAAGAAGGACGAGTCGCTGCTCAAGGACTGGGAGGCGGACCTGCGCCGCCGTGAGGACGAACTGCGGCGGCGCGAGAGCGGCGACGAAGCGAGCTGA
- a CDS encoding rhomboid family intramembrane serine protease, with protein sequence MAATPDRLAWGTGDRVRAAAKLMAGWVALLWVLEVIDVSTGHALDTFGVEPRQLGELRDVVPSAFIHFGFAHVASNSVPLLVFGFLAALSGIRRFAAVAALIVVVDGLGVWLVAPAHTNTAGASGLVFGLFGYLLVRGFVDRRILDIGAGLLVGAVWGSSILLGISPGNTGVSWQGHLFGLAAGVAAAFVFRRRATEPAPAPLLQ encoded by the coding sequence ATGGCCGCGACGCCGGATCGGCTCGCGTGGGGCACCGGCGACCGGGTCAGAGCCGCGGCCAAGCTGATGGCCGGGTGGGTGGCCCTGCTCTGGGTGCTCGAAGTGATCGACGTGTCGACGGGGCACGCGCTGGACACGTTCGGGGTCGAACCGCGTCAGCTCGGTGAGCTGCGCGATGTGGTGCCCTCCGCCTTCATCCACTTCGGGTTCGCCCATGTCGCGTCGAACAGTGTGCCGCTGCTGGTCTTCGGGTTCCTGGCCGCGCTGAGCGGTATCCGCAGATTCGCCGCGGTGGCCGCGCTGATCGTCGTGGTCGACGGGCTCGGTGTCTGGCTGGTCGCGCCCGCGCACACCAACACCGCGGGCGCGTCCGGGCTGGTCTTCGGGCTGTTCGGCTATCTGCTGGTCCGCGGCTTCGTGGACCGCCGGATCCTGGACATCGGCGCCGGGCTGTTGGTCGGCGCGGTCTGGGGTTCCTCGATACTGCTGGGCATCTCCCCGGGGAACACCGGGGTCAGCTGGCAGGGGCATCTGTTCGGGCTGGCCGCGGGGGTGGCGGCGGCGTTCGTGTTCCGCCGCCGGGCCACGGAGCCCGCCCCCGCCCCGCTCCTCCAGTGA
- the ccsB gene encoding c-type cytochrome biogenesis protein CcsB, which translates to MNLAAGTNENLAHISNVLVYSSMAVYTLAFFAHIAEWTFGARSKVGRTAAALTSTVSAAAPAVQVKKAGGTAVLDRPKIITRSAAGSRDVPDGPGASGGTEKGDLYGRVAVSLTVLGFLVEAGGVVARALSVQRAPWGNMYEFSITFSSVAVAAYLVLLVLKKNVRWLGLALVTTVLLDLGIATTVLYTSSDQLVPALHSYWLYIHVSTAIICGAMFYIGFVGTALYLFRDSFEAKLARGQEPSAFARSVLSRLPSAASLDKFSYRINAAVFPLWTFTIIAGAIWAGDAWGRYWGWDPKETWSFITWVVYACYLHARATAGWKGRKAAYLALFAFACWIWNYYGVNIFISGKHSYAGV; encoded by the coding sequence GTGAATCTCGCCGCCGGAACCAATGAGAACCTGGCGCACATCAGCAATGTGCTCGTCTATTCGTCGATGGCCGTCTACACCCTGGCCTTCTTCGCGCACATCGCGGAGTGGACCTTCGGCGCGCGCAGCAAGGTGGGCCGTACGGCCGCCGCGCTGACATCGACGGTGTCCGCCGCCGCCCCTGCCGTCCAGGTCAAGAAGGCCGGAGGCACCGCCGTACTGGACCGGCCGAAGATCATCACCCGGTCCGCGGCCGGCTCGCGCGACGTGCCGGACGGCCCCGGAGCCTCCGGCGGCACCGAGAAGGGTGACCTGTACGGGCGGGTGGCGGTCTCGCTGACCGTCCTCGGGTTCCTCGTCGAGGCGGGCGGTGTGGTGGCCCGTGCGCTGTCGGTGCAGCGTGCGCCGTGGGGCAACATGTACGAGTTCTCGATCACCTTCTCCTCGGTGGCGGTCGCGGCGTACCTGGTCCTGCTGGTCCTGAAGAAGAACGTCCGCTGGCTGGGCCTGGCCCTGGTCACCACGGTCCTGCTCGACCTCGGCATCGCCACCACGGTGCTCTACACGAGCAGCGACCAGCTGGTCCCCGCGCTCCACTCGTACTGGCTGTACATCCACGTCTCGACGGCGATCATCTGCGGCGCGATGTTCTACATCGGTTTCGTCGGCACCGCGCTCTACCTCTTCCGCGACAGCTTCGAGGCGAAGCTGGCCCGCGGCCAGGAGCCCAGCGCCTTCGCCCGGTCGGTGCTCTCCCGGCTGCCCTCGGCGGCCTCGCTCGACAAGTTCTCGTACCGCATCAACGCCGCGGTCTTCCCGCTCTGGACGTTCACGATCATCGCGGGCGCGATCTGGGCGGGCGACGCCTGGGGCCGCTACTGGGGCTGGGACCCCAAGGAGACCTGGTCGTTCATCACCTGGGTCGTGTACGCCTGCTACCTGCACGCCCGCGCGACGGCCGGCTGGAAGGGCCGCAAGGCCGCCTATCTGGCGCTCTTCGCCTTCGCCTGCTGGATCTGGAACTACTACGGCGTGAACATCTTCATCAGCGGCAAGCACTCCTACGCCGGGGTCTGA
- a CDS encoding UbiX family flavin prenyltransferase, which yields MNVHSQQQRRPWVVGISGASGTPYAAAVLRGLLDAGEDVDLVVSRASRLTLLDETGIAFRDAHWQQDLGTWLSRGADGKPGTFAVDAVGMADAGRVRHWAAGDLAAGPSSGSYPVKGMLVVPASTACVAGVALGLSKDLLQRAASVTLKERRRLVVAVRETPLNGQTLKHLVALDEAGAVVLPASPAFYAGATHIQDLVDFVAGRVLDAAGVPHRLYRRWEGELGGSRTQDPSQGPA from the coding sequence GTGAACGTACACAGTCAGCAGCAGCGTCGGCCCTGGGTCGTCGGAATCTCCGGGGCGTCCGGTACGCCGTACGCGGCAGCCGTGCTGCGCGGGCTGCTGGACGCGGGTGAGGACGTCGACCTGGTGGTCAGCCGCGCCTCCCGGCTGACGCTGCTCGACGAGACGGGGATCGCGTTCCGGGACGCGCACTGGCAGCAGGACCTGGGCACCTGGCTGTCCAGGGGCGCCGACGGCAAGCCGGGCACCTTCGCGGTGGACGCGGTGGGGATGGCGGACGCCGGGCGGGTACGGCACTGGGCCGCCGGGGATCTGGCCGCCGGGCCGTCCTCCGGTTCGTACCCGGTCAAGGGGATGCTCGTCGTCCCCGCGTCCACCGCCTGTGTGGCCGGGGTAGCGCTGGGGCTCTCGAAGGACCTGCTCCAGCGGGCGGCGAGCGTGACCCTCAAGGAGCGGCGCCGACTGGTCGTCGCGGTGCGGGAGACCCCGCTCAACGGTCAGACGCTGAAGCACCTGGTGGCCCTGGACGAGGCGGGCGCCGTGGTGCTGCCCGCCTCACCCGCGTTCTACGCCGGGGCGACGCACATCCAGGACCTGGTGGACTTCGTGGCCGGCCGGGTGCTGGACGCGGCCGGGGTGCCGCACCGGCTGTACCGCCGCTGGGAGGGAGAGCTCGGAGGCTCCCGCACACAGGATCCGTCACAGGGCCCCGCCTGA
- a CDS encoding SRPBCC domain-containing protein, translating to MTEALAHGTSTSHGNSHVLRFALYLPHPAARVWGAVATPVGLPGWLAAADVFESRLDGRVTLRWLNEPTVATGSITAWDPERVVEYTLSVHGRVRFHLESVGPDATVVRFSNEFTGAPAQLLDSLAGWHIHFEFLYDALEGSPKDWSSWNRERWQLLRAAYERGGTHS from the coding sequence ATGACCGAGGCCCTCGCACACGGCACCAGCACCAGCCACGGGAACAGCCACGTCCTGCGGTTCGCCCTGTACCTGCCGCATCCGGCGGCGCGGGTGTGGGGCGCCGTCGCCACCCCCGTGGGGCTCCCCGGCTGGCTCGCCGCGGCCGACGTCTTCGAGTCGCGGCTCGACGGCCGGGTGACGCTGCGCTGGCTCAACGAGCCGACGGTGGCCACCGGGAGCATCACCGCCTGGGACCCGGAGCGGGTCGTGGAGTACACCCTCTCCGTGCACGGCCGGGTCAGATTCCATCTGGAATCGGTGGGCCCCGACGCGACCGTGGTGCGGTTCAGCAACGAGTTCACCGGCGCCCCGGCGCAGCTGCTGGACTCGCTGGCCGGGTGGCACATCCACTTCGAGTTCCTGTACGACGCGCTCGAAGGCAGCCCCAAGGACTGGTCCTCCTGGAACCGGGAGCGCTGGCAGCTGCTGCGCGCCGCCTACGAGCGCGGCGGCACACACTCCTGA
- a CDS encoding dicarboxylate/amino acid:cation symporter yields MSANSASPAPSPTKFRIPKIPFWAQIVAGLVIGVLLGWLTRSQDIHWLYATLDKVGHIFVQLLKLAVAPLVFFAILVSITNLRKVNNAARLATRTLLWFMITSLIAVAIGLAIGLITNPGAGTGLTPKDGKLPEHAGSWLDFLTGIIPENVIDPFTQLNVLQIVFMAAVAGIAALSLGEKAQPILTLSEAVLELLQKALWWVIRLAPLGTIGLIGFAIADYGWDLIGKYATFTADVYIGCALVMFGVYPILLATVAKVSPLQFFKGAWPAIQLAFVSRSSVGTMPVTQASAERLGVPKEYASFAVPFGATTKMDGCAAIYPALAAIFIAQIFDVHLGVGDYVLIAFVSVIGSAATAGLTGATVMLTLTLSTLGLPLEGVGLLMAIDPILDMMRTATNVAGQVVAPLIVAAREGILDRDMYNSATASPIEEYEAEPQESETSEERVPVSA; encoded by the coding sequence GTGTCCGCGAATTCCGCGAGCCCCGCCCCCAGTCCCACGAAGTTCCGAATACCCAAGATCCCGTTCTGGGCCCAGATCGTCGCCGGTCTGGTGATCGGTGTGCTGCTGGGCTGGCTGACCCGCAGCCAGGACATCCACTGGCTCTACGCCACGCTCGACAAGGTCGGCCACATCTTCGTCCAGCTGCTGAAGCTGGCCGTGGCCCCGCTCGTCTTCTTCGCGATCCTGGTGTCCATCACCAACCTGCGCAAGGTCAACAACGCCGCCAGGCTGGCCACCCGCACCCTGCTCTGGTTCATGATCACGTCACTGATCGCCGTCGCCATCGGCCTCGCGATCGGTCTGATCACCAACCCGGGCGCCGGCACCGGCCTGACCCCGAAGGACGGCAAGCTGCCCGAACACGCGGGCTCCTGGCTGGACTTCCTCACCGGGATCATCCCGGAGAACGTGATCGACCCGTTCACCCAGCTCAACGTCCTGCAGATCGTCTTCATGGCAGCCGTCGCCGGTATCGCCGCGCTCTCCCTCGGTGAGAAGGCGCAGCCGATCCTCACCCTCAGCGAGGCCGTGCTCGAACTGCTCCAGAAGGCCCTGTGGTGGGTCATCCGCCTCGCCCCGCTGGGCACCATCGGCCTCATCGGCTTCGCCATCGCCGACTACGGCTGGGACCTCATCGGCAAGTACGCGACCTTCACGGCCGACGTCTACATCGGCTGCGCCCTGGTGATGTTCGGGGTGTACCCGATCCTGCTCGCCACCGTCGCCAAGGTCAGCCCGCTCCAGTTCTTCAAGGGCGCCTGGCCCGCGATCCAGTTGGCCTTCGTCTCCCGCTCCTCCGTCGGCACGATGCCGGTCACCCAGGCGTCGGCCGAGCGGCTCGGTGTGCCGAAGGAGTACGCGTCGTTCGCCGTGCCGTTCGGCGCGACGACCAAGATGGACGGCTGCGCCGCGATCTACCCCGCGCTCGCCGCGATCTTCATCGCCCAGATCTTCGACGTGCACCTCGGCGTCGGCGACTACGTCCTGATCGCCTTCGTGTCCGTCATCGGCTCGGCCGCCACCGCGGGCCTGACCGGCGCGACGGTCATGCTGACGCTGACCCTCTCCACGCTGGGCCTCCCGCTGGAGGGTGTGGGCCTGCTGATGGCGATCGACCCGATCCTGGACATGATGCGTACGGCGACGAACGTTGCAGGACAAGTTGTAGCACCGTTGATTGTGGCTGCACGAGAGGGCATCCTCGACCGCGACATGTACAACTCGGCGACCGCCTCGCCCATCGAGGAGTACGAGGCCGAGCCGCAGGAGTCCGAGACGTCCGAGGAGCGCGTGCCGGTCTCTGCGTAA
- a CDS encoding DUF4229 domain-containing protein encodes MRILIFMGSLVFCALLVHFGVVPKGLGGSNAVWTILLALVISAPLSFVLLRRQRDKMSEQLINRVDRAKARLEANRTQEDGLVQ; translated from the coding sequence ATGCGAATCCTCATCTTCATGGGATCCCTGGTCTTCTGCGCCCTGCTCGTCCACTTCGGTGTGGTGCCGAAGGGACTCGGCGGCTCCAACGCCGTCTGGACGATCCTGCTCGCGCTGGTCATCTCCGCGCCGCTGAGCTTCGTCCTGCTGCGCCGGCAGCGCGACAAGATGTCCGAGCAGCTGATCAACAGGGTCGACCGGGCCAAGGCCCGGCTGGAGGCCAACCGTACGCAGGAGGACGGCCTCGTCCAGTAG